A segment of the Sphingopyxis sp. OAS728 genome:
TCGTCGATCTCGATGCGCGCCTCGGCCTCGAATGGGCTGGCCTCGGCGACAAGGTCTATTTCCAGGTGAACGTCACCAACCTGTTCGACAAGCTCTACGTCGGCGGTTTCGACGGTCAGCTGGCGAACAACTCGGTTCCGTTCACCCAGATCGGCGCACCGCGGACCTTCATCGGCTCGATCGTCGTCGGCTTCTAAGCCGCTCGGTCAAACGAACGAAATCGGGCGCGGGAGGCAACTCCCGCGCCCTTTTTCTTGTGTGAAACGAATTGGAAGAGCCGTCCCGAGAGGCGGCGAGGCGTCAGCCCGCGACGAGGCGGCGCGCGGTATCCTGTACCAGTGCAATCATGTTGGGGACGCCTTGCGTCCGGTTCGACGACAGCTGGCGCGTCAGCTCGAAAGGCGCGAGCGCGGCGGCGACGTCCATGTCCGCGACTTCGGCCGCCGACTTGTCCTGCACCGCGGCGAGCACGAGCGCGACGATCCCCTTGGTGATCGCGGCATTGCTGTCAGCGAGGAAGTGCAGTTGTCCGTCTTCGCGCGGCACCGGATAGACCCAGACGCTCGCCGAGCAGCCGCGCACCAGCGTCGCGTCGGTCTTGAGCGCGTCGGGCATCGGCTCGAGTTCACGGCCGAGTTCGATCAGCAGGCGATAGCGATCGTCGCCGTCGAGAAAATCATATTCGTCGAAGATGTCGGTCAGGCTGCGCATGGCCGCGCCCCTCGCACAGATGGCGCCGCGTTGGAAGGCCCCGAAACGACATCGGCCCGCTCCCCTGTCAGCCGCCGGACGGATGGCGACTGACAGGGGAGCGAGCCGGTGCCGCGCGAAAGGGCGTCGATTAGAGGTCGACCCCCGCCGCGATGGCTTCGAGCTTGCGCAGCCGTTCCTTGAGGTCGGCGATCTCGATCCGCGACCCCGCGTGCGGGACGCCCGGGTCCTGCGCGAGCGGGGCGTGGCCTGCGGCGAGTTCCTCGCGCTTGAGCTGGATCCAGTCGCGCCAGCCGCGCAGCGCGACCAGGCTGACGATGCTTAGCGCGGTAAGCGCGATCGCCGCGGCGGTGAAATCGGGGGTGATGAAAGCCATGAGCGTTGCTCCTTTTCGGGCATTCAGATTTTGCTGCTGTCGCGCAATTTCTCGATTTCCTGATCGAGCGTGACCGCGCGGTTGTTATCGGTGGCGATGCGTTCGAGCACCTGGATGCGGTCCTTGAGCGCGCGGATTTCGGCCTGCAGCGCCTTGGTTTCGCTGTTGTCGGTGGCGACGAAATAGTCGCCGCCCTTGTGATCGCGGCGGATGCCGTGCTTGGCGCGGACGATGCTGCCGATGGTGACGATCAGGACGATGCCGACAACCATTTCAAACGGGCCCATGGGGAGGTTCCTTTCCGTATATCTTTGTTTTAGTTCAGCGGGGCGTCGCGCAGCTTTTCGATCTCGTCGGCGACATCAATTCCCTTGTCGGTAACGATGCGCTCGAGAACGCGGACGCGTGCCTCCAGCCGTTCGGTTTGCGCCGCATATTGCGCGGCCTTTTCGGCGGTCTCGTGCGTGATCGCCTGGAGCTGCTTTTCCTTGAATTTCAGCGTCCGCTCATAGGCGGCGTAGCCGATGGCCAGCGTGACGGGCAGTCCGACGACGATGGTGAGGATGAAGATGACTTCCATGTTCGCTTCCTCTCAGTTCGAGGGGCGCCGCAGCGCCTCGATCTCGTGGCTCAGCCGATGGCCCTCGTCGGTGACGATGCGCTCGATCACCGCGAGGCGATCCTTCACCGAGCCGAGCTCGGCGCGCAGCTGGGCATTTTCCTGGCTGATCAGCTTGACGCGTTCCATCGCCTCGTCGCTGTTCTTGGGATAGACCGCCTTGCCCCAGCTATTCTCGAGCGGATAACCGTTCTTGACGCGGAGCCAGGTGGTGAAGACCCAGCCGCCGACCCCGGCGAGGCCGACGATCGCGGCGACGGGGGCAATGGCGTTCAGAAGGTCGAGTTCCATTTTCTTCTATCCTCTCAGCGCAGGCGGTCGATCTGGCTGGCGAGCTCTGCCGCCTGGCCGTTGTTTTCGGTGGCGATCCGTTCGAGCACCGAAATCCGCTCTTCCAGCCGGCTGACCTGCCCCGCCAGCTTGGCGTTGTCATCGGTCAGCAGGGCGATTTTTCGATCAGCGTCGGGGTCGGTTCGATGAACCGTGCCGCCCCATTCATTCTCAACGGGATAGCCGTGCTTGGCGCGGATCCAGGTGGTGAACATCCAGCCGCCGATCGACAATGCGATGATGGCGAGGACGAAAGTGGTGCCACCGAAATTCATGTATCTTCCTCCCTGTTGCCGTTTCCGCTTGAGGCCCGATCAGCGGAGAGCGTCGATCTCATCCGCGAGACGGCGGTTGTGGCTGGTGTAATATTGCTCGATGTCGGCAAGCCGGCGGTCGATGTCGCGGAAGCGCGACTTGATGTCGCGGGTCGATGCGGTCGGGTTGCTGCGCACCCCCTGCCAGAATTTCGCTTCCTCGCTCGAACCATAAAGCGCGAACGGCTTGGGCGTGCCCATCCAGGCGACCATCCAGTAAGCGATCAGCGTCCAGGGGAAGCCGCCCATCAGGGTCAGCAGCACCGCGCCGACGCGAACCCAGAGGACGTCGATCCCGCTATAGTCGGCGATTCCCGAACACACACCGCTCCATTTGGCGTTCTGCTTGTCGAGGTAGAATTTCGTGCGGCTGGCAGACATCTCAGTTCCTCCGGTTTGTCATGTTTTCGAGTTGCGCCAGTTCTTCATCGCTGCGTACCGCGGGGCGGAAGTCGGGATGGTCGGCGCTGATGATGCGTTCGACGGTGTGCAGGCGGTTTTCGAGGCGCCGTGCGGTATCGTAAAGTTCGTCGAGCAGCTGTTCATCTTCTCCGGTCAGCGTCTTGGCCTGCTTCCACTTCGTGATGTAGTGGAGGATCAGCCAGGGCAGACCGAGGAAGAGCGTTCCGATGACGATCGGGACAATGATGACTTCTTCCATCGGTCCGGCTCCTTAATTCTTGCCCTGCGCGGCTTTCAGCGCGGCGAGCTCGTCGGCGACCTTGTCGGCGGCCTGCAGTTCGGCGATCTCTTCGTCGAGCGACTTCTTGTAGCCGAGGCTGAGCGCATCGGCGCGACCTTCGGCTTCGTCGACGCGGCGTTCGAGGATCTCGAAGCGCGAGAAGGCATCTTCGACGCGGTCGCCGTTGGTCATTTCGCGCAGCTTGTAGCGGTTCTCGGCGCTTTCGAGGCGGTTGACGACGCTCGACTGGCGCGCGCGGGCTTCGCTGAGCTTCTTCTGCAGCTTGGCGATGTCGGCCTCATAGCCGGTCAGCGCGTCGTCGAGGACGGCGATCTCGGCCTTCAGCTTCTCGGCCATGTCGCCGGCCTTCTGCTTTTCGACGAGCGCGGCGGTGGCGAGGTCTTCGCGGTCCTTCGACAGCGCGAGTTCGGCCTTTTCCTTCCAGCTGTCCTGCAGGCTTTCGAGCTTGGCGATATGACGGCGCATTTCCTTCTGGTCCGCGATCGTGCGGGCGGCGGAGGCGCGGACTTCGACGAGCGTTTCGTTCATCTCGAAGATGATCTGGCGGATCATCTTTTCGGGGTCTTCGGCCCGGTCGAGCAGGTCGGTGACGTTGGCGGCGATGATGTCGCGGGTTCGTGAGAAAATACCCATTTGAAACTCCTGTCGAAAACTTGAGATCTGTATCTTGTTTAAAAAGGCTGGTGCCGGGGCGGGGCAAGGGGGGAGAGTGCCCCGGCACCAGTGCCGGTCAGGCCAAAGCGCTGACCGCCGGGGACATGACAGCGGCAACCAGCGGGCCGGCGGGGGCGCCGGTAACGCTGGCGGCAACCTGGGGCTGGTCGATCACACCGACGAGGATGGCCAGCGCTCCGACCGCGCTGAGCGCGAAAGTGGCGGCCTGGGCAAACATCGTTTTCATGGATCAACCTTCCCTTTGGTTTTCGCTGCACCGGTGCGATTTGCGCCGGTTCGTTGAAATCTTTGCAGGAGGCGTGCCAATTGCATGAACCCGCAGAAAACCGCCGAACTTGACGCGCAGAATCGGCGCCAAATCGATTTAACTTGCCAATCAGCGGGAAAATTTGCCAATGATTGGGAATGGAGCGCGAGACCCAATTTATCGGCCAATCGGCGGCGTTTCAGGACGCGGTCGAACGCGCGAGCCTCGCGGCGTCGCTCGACCGCCCGGTGCTGGTGATCGGCGAGCGCGGGACGGGCAAGGAATTGATCGCCGAGCGCCTGCACCGCCTGTCGACGCGCTGGGACCGACCCTATGTGATCATGAACTGCGCCGCGATGCCCGAGACGTTGATCGAGAGCGAATTGTTCGGGCACGAGGCGGGCGCCTTCACCGGCGCGACGCGCACGCGCGCGGGGCGGTTCGAGGAGGCCGACGGCGGCACGCTGTTCCTCGACGAGCTGGCGACGATGTCGATGGGCGCGCAGGAGCGACTGCTGCGCGCGGTCGAATATGGCGAGGTCACGCGCGTCGGTTCGTCGCGCCCGATCCGCGTCGACGTGCGCATCGTCGCGGCGACGAACGAACATCTGCCCGCGCTGGTCGACGACAATCGGTTCAGGGCCGACCTGCTCGACCGCCTGTCGTTCGAGGTCATCACCCTGCCCCCGCTACGCGCGCGCGAAGGCGATATCGAGGTGCTCGCCACCTATTTCGGCCAGCGCATGGCGGCGGTGCTCGGCTGGGACGAGTGGCCGGGGTTCGGCCCGCGCGCGCTCGCCGCGATGGAAGGGCACGACTGGCCGGGCAATGTCCGTGAACTGCGCAATGTGATCGAGCGCGCCATCTATCGCTGGGCCGACCCGTCGAAGCCGGTCGATGCACTGAGCTTCGATCCGTTCGCCAGCCCGTGGCAGCCCGTCGTGCGCAAACCCGCC
Coding sequences within it:
- the pspA gene encoding phage shock protein PspA translates to MGIFSRTRDIIAANVTDLLDRAEDPEKMIRQIIFEMNETLVEVRASAARTIADQKEMRRHIAKLESLQDSWKEKAELALSKDREDLATAALVEKQKAGDMAEKLKAEIAVLDDALTGYEADIAKLQKKLSEARARQSSVVNRLESAENRYKLREMTNGDRVEDAFSRFEILERRVDEAEGRADALSLGYKKSLDEEIAELQAADKVADELAALKAAQGKN
- the pspB gene encoding envelope stress response membrane protein PspB, yielding MEEVIIVPIVIGTLFLGLPWLILHYITKWKQAKTLTGEDEQLLDELYDTARRLENRLHTVERIISADHPDFRPAVRSDEELAQLENMTNRRN
- the pspF gene encoding phage shock protein operon transcriptional activator, whose translation is MERETQFIGQSAAFQDAVERASLAASLDRPVLVIGERGTGKELIAERLHRLSTRWDRPYVIMNCAAMPETLIESELFGHEAGAFTGATRTRAGRFEEADGGTLFLDELATMSMGAQERLLRAVEYGEVTRVGSSRPIRVDVRIVAATNEHLPALVDDNRFRADLLDRLSFEVITLPPLRAREGDIEVLATYFGQRMAAVLGWDEWPGFGPRALAAMEGHDWPGNVRELRNVIERAIYRWADPSKPVDALSFDPFASPWQPVVRKPAAKAEAAPAAPASDAAPTTAPPSGPVSDLRAAVDGYEKQILADTMARCRFNQKVAAEALGLSYDQIRHALKKHGLNQ
- a CDS encoding SufE family protein; amino-acid sequence: MRSLTDIFDEYDFLDGDDRYRLLIELGRELEPMPDALKTDATLVRGCSASVWVYPVPREDGQLHFLADSNAAITKGIVALVLAAVQDKSAAEVADMDVAAALAPFELTRQLSSNRTQGVPNMIALVQDTARRLVAG
- the pspC gene encoding envelope stress response membrane protein PspC; amino-acid sequence: MSASRTKFYLDKQNAKWSGVCSGIADYSGIDVLWVRVGAVLLTLMGGFPWTLIAYWMVAWMGTPKPFALYGSSEEAKFWQGVRSNPTASTRDIKSRFRDIDRRLADIEQYYTSHNRRLADEIDALR